A genomic region of Aspergillus oryzae RIB40 DNA, chromosome 1 contains the following coding sequences:
- a CDS encoding cupin domain-containing protein (predicted protein) translates to MSDSTAPSLPPPRRVVTGHNPNGQATVAFDSHLTPQPVGGNNLTILWSTSEHPANVNGSEDAALSPRSWPPTGTGVSAYDIPPKAEGVFHRSITLDYVIVGKGSVVLSLDDGSQVTLNEGDMVVQRATMHSWSNTTDQWARIYGMMIPAQAPVVNGKELKEDWPF, encoded by the coding sequence ATGTCTGACTCTACAGCACCATCCCTACCGCCTCCCCGCCGAGTCGTGACTGGCCACAACCCTAACGGCCAGGCAACAGTAGCCTTCGACTCCCACCTTACCCCCCAGCCTGTGGGAGGTAACAACTTGACGATACTGTGGTCAACGAGCGAGCATCCCGCAAACGTCAATGGCTCCGAAGATGCAGCACTATCACCGCGGAGTTGGCCTCCCACAGGCACTGGGGTCTCCGCTTATGATATTCCCCCAAAAGCAGAGGGAGTGTTCCATCGCTCTATCACGCTCGACTACGTGATAGTGGGCAAAGGAAGCGTTGTTTTGAGCCTGGACGATGGCTCGCAAGTAACGTTGAACGAGGGCGATATGGTCGTTCAGCGAGCTACGATGCATAGCTGGAGCAACACAACCGACCAGTGGGCACGCATCTACGGAATGATGATCCCGGCGCAGGCGCCTGTTGTGAATGGGAAGGAACTCAAGGAGGATTGGCCTTTTTGA
- a CDS encoding aldo/keto reductase family protein (predicted oxidoreductases (related to aryl-alcohol dehydrogenases)) — protein MASTNVNIIFGAMTVGQADVFQRHGHSDIDTSRAYGNGTSESLLGESRWQERNLRIHTKVYPTANYGAIPDAYTLGAEDLRRALNRSLEALKTDSVDLWYLHAPDRNTPLEVSMQEVDKLHREGKFKRLGISNFMSWEVAQMCEICGRHGWIRPSVYQGIYNPLHRAIEAELLPCLRHYNIALYGFQPLAGGLLTGRYNLETTSFDAGARYDPNNKQSSTMNDRYWNKTTFAALEIIQAAAQKHGLTVAECAYRWLVHHSVLDKKHGDALIIGASSVKQLEGNLADSEKGPLPEDVVQAMEQAWQLIQEPIRKYWH, from the exons ATGGCATCCACCAATGTTAATATCATCTTTGGGGCCATGACCGTCGGCCAAGCAG ATGTCTTCCAACGACATGGACACAGCGACATCGACACTTCCCGCGCCTACGGCAACGGCACCTCTGAATCTCTCCTCGGGGAAAGTCGTTGGCAGGAGAGGAACTTACGCATACACACGAAAGTATATCCAACAGCAAACTACGGGGCAATTCCCGATGCTTACACGCTCGGAGCTGAAGATCTGCGACGAGCACTCAACCGAAGTCTTGAAGCGCTAAAGACGGACAGTGTGGACCTCTGGTACCTTCACGCGCCGGACCGCAACACACCGCTCGAAGTCTCAATGCAAGAGGTGGACAAATTACATCGTGAAGGAAAATTCAAACGTCTTGGAATCAGTAATTTCATGTCCTGGGAAGTCGCCCAGATGTGTGAAATTTGCGGCCGTCATGGTTGGATTCGTCCCTCAGTCTACCAAGGCATCTACAACCCCCTTCACCGAGCGATTGAGGCTGAGTTGCTTCCCTGCCTTCGTCATTACAATATTGCTCTATATGGCTTTCAACCCTTGGCAGGTGGCCTACTTACCGGTCGTTACAATCTTGAGACGACCTCCTTTGACGCCGGTGCACGGTACGATCCCAACAATAAGCAAAGCTCTACGATGAATGACCGCTACTGGAACAAGACGACATTCGCGGCACTAGAGATTATTCAAGCAGCTGCTCAAAAACATGGTCTCACCGTTGCTGAGTGCGCTTACCGTTGGCTGGTACACCACTCTGTCTTGGATAAAAAGCACGGCGATGCCTTGATCATCGGAGCGAGCAGTGTCAAGCAATTAGAAGGTAATTTGGCTGATTCAGAGAAAGGACCTCTTCCTGAGGATGTAGTGCAAGCGATGGAGCAGGCATGGCAGCTCATACAGGAGCCGATCCGAAAATACTGGCATTAG
- a CDS encoding uncharacterized protein (predicted protein), which translates to MHVVASTTAFLGVVSTVAGVHHVNRDTSQQILKPPVPEPIVVTELPLPPVADSKEGSCTPEISPHRTGCLLKSSQIQSGNFLPDNNHVLVSLNFSGAPAAPDPASIYNGTHLTLIKADGTNFPSGDPWKCITCGVPEENKVGSTELSPYPQAFLDGKRALIGTNIVDCGSALLSSSDCTPDKVHIYPIRWNVKADGSGSGGNIRELRLHPDNVHLGFNSFTFSNGQLGQFGYFSRLQFNPAPKTGEPRSARYDLVNVTRLYNPDSPQPISAKGNELLFNRSAIAVGELRGFTGRGKEVTYIGNPVESCNIDVFAADLTTGKVRRITDHPEYVDPMDVSPDDKWQVILDTRGTGRQMFMAGMRGIPPIIDLIATTVASSTRNNGPRRFFRPWLLDHDGDRGDYYGQQINGDGDGSPGSINDPNWNAGADPKWSHDGTRIAYFENLVVSPSCGGQNPLPCPNSTEPGGRVTRLMLAHLTSREPLDLEPVAPVSDEVPWGVPYVPESALPDRPFPAEGNYTLKGEVSGSASVSIIHDKTIPAAIKTIAVTYRNYSDDGLHVIAGSERFTNTVASMTINKVDWFSDLTSTGQVTGSKKTSPGGFHLEIDAMTNIFMANGTLTTTIDGKVWKQPANGTWSLVMFYQSQ; encoded by the coding sequence ATGCATGTTGTCGCAAGTACCACTGCTTTTCTGGGCGTCGTTTCTACTGTTGCTGGGGTACACCATGTCAACAGAGACACCAGTCAACAGATCCTAAAACCACCCGTACCAGAGCCTATTGTCGTCACCGAGCTTCCCTTGCCTCCTGTCGCCGACAGTAAGGAGGGCTCTTGTACTCCCGAAATTAGCCCTCACAGGACCGGTTGTCTACTCAAATCCTCCCAGATTCAGAGTGGAAATTTCCTTCCTGACAACAATCATGTCCTTGTCAGCTTAAACTTCTCAGGggctccagcagctccagatCCGGCTAGCATTTATAATGGTACCCATTTGACTCTGATAAAGGCTGATGGGACCAACTTTCCTAGTGGTGACCCATGGAAGTGTATTACCTGCGGCGTGccggaagaaaacaaggtcGGCAGCACAGAACTTTCGCCATATCCTCAGGCGTTTTTGGATGGCAAGAGGGCCTTGATTGGGACCAACATCGTTGATTGTGGCTCGGCGCTGCTTTCAAGTTCAGACTGTACACCGGATAAAGTGCATATCTACCCAATCCGCTGGAATGTCAAGGCAGATGGCTCAGGTTCCGGAGGGAATATACGAGAATTGCGCCTACATCCGGACAATGTGCACTTAGGGTTCAACTCCTTCACGTTCTCTAATGGTCAACTAGGACAGTTTGGCTACTTTAGTCGACTGCAGTTTAACCCAGCCCCGAAGACTGGCGAACCTCGCTCAGCCCGATATGATCTGGTTAACGTTACCAGACTCTATAACCCGGACAGCCCACAGCCTATCAGCGCAAAAGGCAACGAGTTATTGTTTAACCGATCGGCTATTGCCGTCGGTGAGCTTCGAGGATTTACCGGACGTGGCAAAGAAGTCACATATATCGGCAACCCTGTCGAGTCATGCAACATCGACGTATTCGCTGCCGACCTGACAACCGGAAAGGTCCGTCGGATTACAGATCACCCCGAGTATGTCGATCCGATGGATGTCTCTCCCGACGACAAGTGGCAAGTTATCCTCGATACCCGAGGGACCGGTCGACAGATGTTCATGGCCGGCATGCGCGGTATTCCACCGATCATCGACCTGATAGCTACTACGGTCGCATCCTCTACTCGCAACAACGGCCCTCGGCGATTTTTCCGACCTTGGCTCCTGGACCACGATGGGGACCGTGGAGACTACTATGGCCAGCAAATCAACGGGGACGGTGACGGCAGCCCGGGAAGCATCAACGACCCTAACTGGAACGCCGGGGCAGATCCAAAGTGGTCCCACGACGGCACGCGCATAGCATACTTCGAGAACCTggttgtttctccttcttgtGGCGGACAGAACCCGCTGCCTTGCCCTAACTCCACTGAACCAGGTGGTCGTGTCACCCGCCTGATGCTTGCTCACCTGACCAGCCGCGAGCCGCTCGATCTTGAACCCGTTGCTCCTGTCTCTGATGAAGTTCCCTGGGGTGTTCCATACGTGCCCGAGAGTGCTCTACCAGACCGTCCCTTTCCAGCTGAAGGAAATTACACCTTGAAGGGAGAGGTGTCAGGCTCAGCTTCTGTGTCAATCATTCATGACAAGACCATTCCAGCAGCGATCAAAACTATCGCAGTCACCTATCGCAACTATTCCGATGATGGGTTGCATGTTATCGCAGGGTCTGAAAGATTCACCAATACTGTCGCATCCATGACAATAAACAAGGTCGACTGGTTTTCCGACCTTACGTCTACCGGACAAGTGACCGGAAGCAAGAAGACCAGTCCCGGTGGGTTCCATCTGGAGATTGATGCTATGACTAACATCTTCATGGCAAACGGAACCTTGACAACCACTATCGATGGAAAGGTCTGGAAGCAGCCGGCAAATGGGACTTGGTCACTGGTCATGTTCTATCAATCACAGTGA
- a CDS encoding uncharacterized protein (carboxylesterase type B), with the protein MGVIWDLLERAACLAVTAVALLEGRAGATFQGTPSVLTEQGLVKGFVENGTNVFLGIPFAQSTAGENRWKAPQSLGKSATAEFDATSYGPSCAQAMSGSAIVAQGEDCLNLNIWTPQNGSNLPVFVYIYGGAMVTGGNSNAQWQGYNFARKDVIYVNVNYRESIYASPYAPELEGQSQNFGILDVEMALQWVYDNIRGGHSSGAVHVSNSQILRFQWPFDAEDCPGG; encoded by the exons ATGGGCGTCATCTGGGATCTTCTTGAGCGGGCAGCCTGCCTTGCTGTCACTGCTGTCGCTCTTTTGGAGGGCCGCGCTGGTGCCACTTTCCAAGGCACGCCCTCGGTCTTGACCGAGCAAGGTCTTGTCAAGGGATTTGTGGAGAACGGCACCAATGTTTTCCTGGGAATCCCTTTTGCGCAGTCGACTGCTGGTGAGAATCGGTGGAAGGCTCCTCAGAGCTTGGGCAAGTCCGCCACGGCTGAATTCGATGCGACCTCCTATGGCCCTTCCTGTGCGCAGGCTATGTCCGGCAGCGCCATCGTTGCTCAGGGCGAGGACTGCTTGAACCTGAAT ATCTGGACCCCTCAGAATGGCTCTAACCTTCCC GTCTTTGTCTACATCTATGGCGGTGCAATGGTTACTGGTGGCAACAGCAATGCTCAGTGGCAAGGATACAACTTCGCTCGCAAGGATGTGATCTACGTGAACGTTAACTACCGTGAGAGCATTTATGCTTCTCCCTACGCTCCCGAGCTCGAAGGCCAATCGCAGAACTTTGGCATTCTCGATGTCGAGATGGCCTTGCAGTGGGTTTACGACAACATCAGAG GTGGTCACTCCTCCGGCGCTGTTCATGTAAGTAATTCACAAATCCTTCGGTTCCAATGGCCATTCGACGCGGAAGATTGTCCCGGTGGCTAA
- a CDS encoding uncharacterized protein (predicted protein) has translation MSANAESGPAIAPAGVALTQVAQDIEAAGVTLSCDSSNPTLDCLREVDVYSIQTSYFNSTSNTWFSPIVDNITRFSDYKSRFAAGNYPKSLPLIVGNSDQEGKLFGMVYSSENTNFSQWINTFDADMAHVPDDELLAAYNASDYETVSLMSGASYGDARFFCPTDYLIDVRANEQPTWVYRWFGDYDNVIGIPGIGASHGSEVPFFHGGNECFSKLTDVTEAEQALADYMNNWFVAWIKNPSAGPGWDQAKPTNGPLAKLGVPGNELAIEIGSTGDYNARCQSVFNPNIPKYPVVQNPVTLAESS, from the coding sequence ATGTCCGCCAATGCCGAGTCGGGGCCCGCCATCGCCCCTGCCGGCGTCGCCTTGACTCAAGTGGCTCAGGACATTGAAGCCGCCGGTGTTACACTCAGCTGTGACTCCAGCAACCCTACCCTGGATTGTCTTCGTGAAGTGGATGTGTACTCGATCCAGACGTCCTACTTCAATTCGACCTCCAACACCTGGTTCTCTCCGATCGTGGACAACATCACCCGCTTCTCTGACTACAAGTCGCGCTTCGCGGCTGGCAACTACCCCAAGTCGCTTCCCTTGATCGTCGGCAACTCCGACCAGGAGGGCAAGCTCTTCGGTATGGTTTACTCCAGTGAGAACACCAATTTCTCCCAATGGATTAACACCTTCGATGCCGACATGGCTCACGTGCCTGATGACGAGCTCCTGGCCGCCTACAACGCCTCGGACTATGAAACGGTGTCCCTCATGAGCGGTGCCTCGTACGGAGACGCTCGATTCTTCTGTCCCACTGACTACTTGATCGACGTCCGTGCGAACGAGCAGCCTACCTGGGTGTACCGTTGGTTCGGTGACTACGACAACGTCATTGGCATCCCAGGAATCGGCGCATCGCACGGAAGCGAAGTGCCATTCTTCCACGGAGGCAATGAGTGTTTCTCGAAACTGACCGACGTTACAGAGGCGGAGCAGGCGTTGGCTGATTACATGAATAACTGGTTTGTTGCCTGGATCAAGAACCCCAGCGCTGGACCGGGCTGGGACCAAGCCAAGCCCACCAACGGACCCTTGGCGAAGCTCGGAGTTCCTGGCAACGAGCTGGCCATTGAAATCGGAAGTACCGGCGATTACAACGCCCGGTGCCAGTCCGTGTTCAATCCCAACATCCCCAAGTACCCCGTGGTCCAGAACCCGGTCACCCTGGCCGAGTCCTCCTAA
- a CDS encoding uncharacterized protein (predicted protein) — translation MLSSPCLPLRGSLSSSTSSSSAFLSTAFGIWITRTGHVPINRPGSITGSPFCVRCRSLHTLSHKKPSLTSIPPTTVNIFSDVIIICLPISQVLRIRMPFKQKLGVMSIFLLGILVVITSIIRAIFAWQNKQMITCTVSMIETAIAIIANSLPVLRTLFFGSKSRSGTYYNNSSRAYELSHSNGPAKQGPLNKVTASVASNVVTDGHGTPTGLSRHDSEDELVKDAACPPVDDHAGISVTTEYHVFHGRYSSPSVNGR, via the exons ATGTTGTCCTCGCCTTGCTTGCCGCTACGTGGCTCACTatcttcctcaacatcatcttcaagtGCTTTCCTGTCGACCGCATTTGGGATATGGATAACCCGGACC GGGCATGTTCCAATAAACAGACCCGGGTCAATTACTGGATCACCATTTTGTGTACGTTGTCGCAGCCTACACACTCTTTCACATAAGAAACCCTCACTAACGTCAATTCCACCAACAACAGTCAACATCTTCAGTGATGTAATCA TCATCTGTCTCCCAATCTCCCAAGTCCTCCGAATCCGCATGCCTTTCAAACAAAAGCTCGGTGTTATGtccatcttcctcttgggtatcctcgtcgtcatcacaAGCA TAATCCGCGCAATCTTCGCCTggcaaaacaaacaaatgATAACCTGCACGGTCTCAATGATCGAAACCGCAATCGCCATAATCGCCAACTCCCTCCCCGTCCTCCGGacccttttttttggttcGAAGTCTCGCAGCGGGACCTACtacaacaacagcagccgAGCATACGAGCTCTCCCACTCCAACGGTCCAGCGAAACAGGGACCCCTGAATAAGGTGACGGCGTCGGTGGCCTCGAACGTCGTTACGGATGGCCATGGTACGCCGACGGGGCTGTCGAGACATGATTCTGAGGATgagttggtcaaggatgCGGCTTGTCCGCCGGTGGATGATCATGCGGGGATTTCGGTTACGACGGAGTATCATGTTTTTCATGGGAGGTATTCTAGTCCTAGTGTTAATGGGAGGTAG